The genomic stretch CGCAGTTGCCACCGATGGAAGACCGGCCCGAACATCAGCTCAACGGCAAGGTCAAGATCTGCCCCCGTACGGATCTGACCCTGCTCACGGGCGGCGGCAAGGCGATCCCGTACGGCGTGCAACTGCGGCCGCAGCAAGCGATCACGTACCTGTTCGGCGAGGTCGTCGTCGGTGAGCATCTCGACGGTCAGCGCCCGCGTCGTCGCCGAGAGCCGGGGGTCGCCGAACTCGGCCACCGTGGCGCGCACGACCTGGCGCAGGTCGGCCTCGAGGTCGCCGCTGTCCGGCAGCGCCATGGGCATCGCCTGCTCGGCCAGCGCCTCCAGCACCACCTCGCCCTTGCGCCGCCACCAGCGATAGATCGTCTGCTTGCCGACGCCGGCGCGGGCGGCGATGGCCTCGATCGTCACCTTGGCGTAGTCGGTCTCGGCCAGCAGGGCCAGCGTCGCGTCGAGGATCGCGCGGCGGGACTGTTCGTTACGGCGGGCGGCAGCGGGCACGGGGTCGATCCTATCGCACGCGAGACGAGACGTCTCGTCTTGACACCCAGGCGAGACGATACGTAGCGTCTCGCTCATGGCTCATATCGCGATGGTCAGCATCCCGTTCCACGGTCACGTCAACCCGAGCGCCGAGGTCATCCGGGCACTGGTCGCCCGCGGCCACCGCGTCACCTACGCCAACGACCCCCGCTTCGCGTCCGCGGTCGCCGCCATGGGGGCCGAACTCAAGCCGTACGCCTCGAAACTGCCTGCCAACGACGACGACTGGGCCGGGGATGCGATCGACCAGCTCACGCTCTTCCTCGACGACGCGATCGCGATGCTGCCGCAACTGCGCGACGCGTACGCCACCGACCGCCCCGACCTGTTCCTCTACGACATCGCCGGCGCGCCCGCCCGCCTGCTGGGCGAGCAGTGGGGCATCCCCGCCGTCCAGCTCTCCCCCACGTACGTGGCCTGGGAGGGCTACGAGCAGGAGATGGCCCCGATGATCGACCAGATGCGGGCCGACCCGCGCGGGGCCGCCTACTACGACCGGTTCGCGGCGTGGCTCGCCTCGGAGAACTCGTCCGCGAGGGACAGCCTGTCGTTCCAGGGCCGCCCGAGCCGTGGCCTGGTGCTCATCCCCCGCGCCCTGCAGCCCGGCGCCGACCGTGTCGACCCGGCCGTCTTCGACTTCGTCGGCCCCGTCCTCGGCGACCGGGGCTCATGGTCGCGCCCCGCCGGCGCCGAGAAGGTCCTGCTCGTCTCGCTGGGCTCCGCCTTCACCAACCACCCTGCCTTCTACCGCCGCTGCGTCGAGGCCTTCGGCGCCCTGCCCGGCTGGCACACCGTCCTGCAGATCGGCGACCGCGTCGACCCCGTCGCGCTGGGCGACGTGCCCACCTCGATCGAGGTGCACTCCTGGGTCCCCCAGCTGGCCGTCCTCGAGCAGGCCGACGCCTTCCTGACCCACGCCGGCATGGGCGGCGCGAGCGAGGGCCTCTACTGCGGGGTCCCCATGATCGCCGCCCCGCAGGCCGCCGACCAGTTCACCAACGCCGACCAGCTGACCGCCCTGGGCGTGGCCCACAGAATCGACCTCGAAACCGCAACCCCGGCCGAGCTCCGCGACCACCTGCTGGCCCTGACCACCGACACCGCCGTCCAGGCCCGCTGCGCCGCCCTCAAGCAGCAACTCCACACCGAGGGCGGCGCGCACCGAGCAGCCGACCTCATCGAAAAGATGCTGTGACGGTGCTTACTGACGACGCCGCAGCGGCGCCGGTGGATCGGGGAAGATCACTGCTCGGCGCGGCGCAACCTGCCGGCGGCGGCGAGCTCGGTGATGACGGCGTTCAGCTCGCCGATCTCCTCGTCGCTGTTGGCCGCGGTGATCTGGGCCCGGAAGCCGACCTGGCCGCGGGGAACCAGGGGGTACGCGGCCAGCGTGACGTAGATGCCGCGGTCCCACAGCAGCCGGCCGACGACGTCGATGTCCTCACCCTCGGCCAGCGGCAGCTCGATCACCGGCGTGCTGCCGGTGTTCGGGGTGAAGACGCCCAGGCCGCGGACGTGGTCGAGCACCGTCATGGTCTTGCGGTACAGGTCGGCCCGGATGTCGTCGCCGCGCTTCTCGTTGAGGTCGAGACCGGCGTTGACGGTGGCCAGCGACGCGGTCGGGGCGGGGCCCGAGTACAGGTACGGCGGGGCCGAGACCTTGAGGTGGTTCTTGAGCCAGGTCGGCAGGGCCAGGAAGGCCAGCAGCGACGAGTACGACTTGGAGAAGCCGCCCACGAGCACGACGTTGTCGTACGTCTCGCCCGAGTACTTGACGATCGCGTTGCCCTTGAGGCCGTACGGGCTCTTCTCGTGGGCGGCCCGCTCGCCGATCACGCCGAAGCCGTGCGCGTCGTCGACGTAGAGCAGGGCGCCGTACTCGCGGGCCACGGCGGCGAACGCCTTCAGGTCGGGCGCGTTGCCGGTCATGCTGTTGACGCCGTCCATCGCCACGACCTTCTGCACCCCGGCCGGGGCCGCCTTGAGCAGCTCCCGCAGGTGCTCGTGGTCGTTGGCGCGGAACCGCTGCACGGTGGCGCCGAGCCCACGGGCGTACACGGAACCGTCGTAGATCGTCTTGTGGGCCTGCGCGTCGAGGAAGATCACGCCCTTGCCCGCCAGGATCGGCAGCACCGACATGTGGATGTGCGTGATGGTCGGCAGGACCAGGGTGTCGGGGGCGTCGAGCAGGGCGGTCAGCCTCTCCTCGATCTGGGGGTAGAGGGCGGGGTTGCCGAGCAGGCGCGACCAGCTCGGGTGGGTGCCCCAGCGCGCGACCTCGGGGGCGATCGCGTCCATGATCTCGGGCTCCAGGTCGAAGCCGAGGTAGTTGCAGGACGCGAAGTCGGCCAGCCAGTGGTCGCCGACCCGGATACGACGGCCCTTGATCTCTTCGATCGTGGCGTCGTACATCGGGTTGCCGCCGCGCAGCCGCTCGAGGTCGGCCCACCGTCCGTCACGCTGGACGAACTGGAGGCCGTCACCGGCGAGGGAAGCGTCGTTCATGGTTTTCCTTTCGGGGGCGTTACCGGGGTGATGGCAGGAACGTTCAGTGCGAGAGCGCGGCGTGCCGGTTGTGCAGGTAGACCTGGAACTCGTCCGAGGTGATCGGCTTGGAGAACAGGTAGCCCTGCCCGTACGAGCAGCCCATCTCCTGGAGGGCGGCGCGGTGCCCGTCGAGCTCGATGCCCTCGGCCACGACGGCCAGGTCGAGCGTGCGGGCCAGGTTGACGATGGTCTCGACCAGCGCCATCTGCTGCCGGCTGTCGAGGATGTCGTCGATGAACGACTTGTCGATCTTGAGGACGTCGACCGGCATCTGGCTCAGGTAGCTCAGCGAGGAGTAGCCGGTGCCGAAGTCGTCGATGGCGATCCGGACGCCCATCGAACGTAGCTCGCCGAGGTCGCGCCACACCTGGTCGGCGTCGTGCAGCACCAGGCTCTCGGTGACCTCCAGCAGCAGCCACTCGGGCCGCGCGCCGGTCCCGGCGAGCACCGCGCGCACCTCGTCGACGAACCCGGGCGTACGGAACTGCCGGGCCGAGACGTTCACGCTGACGTACCGCATGTTGCCGCCGGCCTCGGTGTGCCGCCACTCGGCGAAGGTGCGCAACGCCTCACGAAGCACCCAGCCGCCGATCGCGACGACCGAGCCGTTCTCCTCGGAGAGCTCGATGAACTCGTTCGGGCCGAGCAGGCCGCGGGCCGGGTGCTGCCAGCGCACGAGCGCCTCCAGCCCGGCCACCTCACCGGTCGGCAGGTCGACGATCGGCTGGAACCGCAGGCGCATCTGCCCGCCCTCGACGGCCTCGTTGAGCGCCGAGCGCATCTCGAGCCGGCGCATCATCGCCTCGTGCATCTGGTCCCGGTACCGCTGCCAGGTGTTCTTGCCCTCGGTTTTGGCCCCGTACATCGCCACGTCCGCGCGGCGCAGCAGCTCGCTGATCCCGGTCGCCTCGGCGCTGGTCGCGAGGCCGACGCTGGCGGCGCCGTTGACCAGGTGAGTGGCGCCGGTGGCGTCGGTGACCTCGATCGGCTGGGCCAGCACGGCCACGATCAGCTCGGCGACCCGCTCCGCCTCGTCGCTGCCGCCGACGTGGTCGATGAGCACGGCGAACTCGTCGCCGCCGGTGCGGGCCACGGTGTTCAGCGGCCCGACGGCCTCACTGATCCGCCGGCCGGCGACGGTCAGCAACTGGTCGCCGGCGGCGTGCCCGAGGGAGTCGTTGACCTCCTTGAAGTCGTCGAGGTCGACGAAGAGGACGGCCACCTCGTGCCCGCGCTCGGCGGCGTACGTGGCCGCGTGCTCGAGCCGGTTCTGGAACAGGGCGCGGTTGGCCAGGCCGGTCAGCGCGTCGTGGTACGCCTGGTGGGCCAGGTCGCTCTCGAGGCGGCGCCGCTCGGTGACGTCGCGGATCGTGACGACCAGGCCGTCCACCGCCGGGTCGTCGCGCAGGTCGCGGCAGGTGCACTCGACCTGCAGCAGCAGGTCGTCGCCGGAGATCGCGGTCAGGTCGACGCCGTCGCGGGAGCCCCGGCCGTCGCGCACCTGGTCGAGCAGGGAACGCAGCTCGGCGTGGTCGGTGGCGGCGATGAGCCGCGACAACGGCAGGCCGGCCAGGTCCGTACGGCCGAACACGGGCAGGGCGGAGGGGCTGGCGTACCGGATGGTCTCGTCGTCGCCGACGATCAGGATCACGTCGGAGGCGCTCTGGATCAGCGCGCGGAAGTAGTCCTCGCTGCTGCGCCGGTTCACCTCGTCGGTCAGGTTGATGCGCTCGACGGCCATGGTGCCCTGCGCCATCAGCGCTTCGAACAGCGGCTCGACCACGGTCAGCAGCCCTTCGTCACCGGCCAGGTAGACCTGGTGGTGGCGGGACGGGCCGTCGGCGGTGCGGCCCGCCGCGATCGACTCGGCCCGCAGTGCCTGGTCGAAGCCGCCCAGCTCGGCGCGGACCGCTTCGGGCAGGTCGGCGACCCGGACCCGGCCGGTGGACATCACGCCGGTCGGCATGCCCGGGTCGGCGTCGACGCCGAGCATGTGGAATCGGTAGTCCTCGCCGGCCGGCACGATGTCGGCGATGGCACGGCGCAGGGCTGCGCCGGCCTCCAGGACACTGCGGGCCGCCACCAGGTCGGCGCCGGTGAGGCGCAGGGTGCGCTCCCGGGCCGCGGTCTCGCGCTGCGACTGCATCAAACCGGCGACACGGGCGATGACCAGCAGGAACATGACGCCGGAGGCGGTAGCGATCATCAGGGCGTCCTTGACCTCGCCGGCCAGGTGCTCGATGAACAGGACGGCCGGGGCGATCAGCGCGGCGGCCGACATCAGGGCCAGGCGGCCGCCGGCGGGAACCTGGGCGGCGCGCTCGGTGTGGGTCAGGTCGCGCATGGACGGGTGCAGGGCCGACATCGCGATGGCGGTGTAGAACAGCACCCAGCCGGCGTCGACCGGGCCGCCCACCTCCCAGCTGCCGGCGAGCTGCCGCAGGCCGTAGAGCACATCGGTGATCAGCAGGCTCGTACCGCCGACGACCAGGACGGTCAGCGCGACCGGCTTGCGGCCGCCCGCGGTCAGCAGGCGCGCGAACATGGCCAGCGCCAGCACGTCACCGAGCGGGTAGCCGACCGAGACCGCCTTCTCGAGGAACGTCAGGTCGGTGTCGTGCACGTACGGCGAGATCAGGAAGACCCAGAAGAGCAGGCCCAGACCGGCCGTGGGCACCAGCGCGTCGAGCAGGGCGGCGCGGTTGCCGGTGCCCGAACGGGCGCGGATGAAGATCAGCAGCGCGCCGGCCAGCATCGGGTAGACGAGCAGATAGAACAGGTCGGCCGGCGACGGGAACGGGTTCGCCATGCCGAGGAAGTCGGTCTGGATGTTGAAGGTGGTGTCGCCCAGGGTGAAGCTGGCGACCACGGCCGACAACAGGTACCAGGGCAGCCGCCGCGACGGCTGGTGCACCCGGATGCCGACCAGCACCATGGCCGCGGCCGAGAAGCCGATCGTGGCCCACGTGTACATGGCGTACTGCGGCAAGGCGTAGAAGACGACGGTGAGGGCGACGACCCAGGCGCCGAAGCACACCTGTAAGCGCTTGGCCGGCATTCGTGCTCCGATCCGTCCGCGGGTTTCGGTTGAGCCCCACTGATCGGCATCCGGTCACGCTTGTTGAGGGGCGAGCGTCAGCTCATCCGCTG from Paractinoplanes brasiliensis encodes the following:
- a CDS encoding TetR/AcrR family transcriptional regulator, yielding MPAAARRNEQSRRAILDATLALLAETDYAKVTIEAIAARAGVGKQTIYRWWRRKGEVVLEALAEQAMPMALPDSGDLEADLRQVVRATVAEFGDPRLSATTRALTVEMLTDDDLAEQVRDRLLRPQLHAVRDRLAAAREQGQIRTGADLDLAVELMFGPVFHRWQLRNGPLDAEYADALADHVLAALRP
- a CDS encoding macrolide family glycosyltransferase, whose product is MAHIAMVSIPFHGHVNPSAEVIRALVARGHRVTYANDPRFASAVAAMGAELKPYASKLPANDDDWAGDAIDQLTLFLDDAIAMLPQLRDAYATDRPDLFLYDIAGAPARLLGEQWGIPAVQLSPTYVAWEGYEQEMAPMIDQMRADPRGAAYYDRFAAWLASENSSARDSLSFQGRPSRGLVLIPRALQPGADRVDPAVFDFVGPVLGDRGSWSRPAGAEKVLLVSLGSAFTNHPAFYRRCVEAFGALPGWHTVLQIGDRVDPVALGDVPTSIEVHSWVPQLAVLEQADAFLTHAGMGGASEGLYCGVPMIAAPQAADQFTNADQLTALGVAHRIDLETATPAELRDHLLALTTDTAVQARCAALKQQLHTEGGAHRAADLIEKML
- a CDS encoding aminotransferase class I/II-fold pyridoxal phosphate-dependent enzyme, producing MNDASLAGDGLQFVQRDGRWADLERLRGGNPMYDATIEEIKGRRIRVGDHWLADFASCNYLGFDLEPEIMDAIAPEVARWGTHPSWSRLLGNPALYPQIEERLTALLDAPDTLVLPTITHIHMSVLPILAGKGVIFLDAQAHKTIYDGSVYARGLGATVQRFRANDHEHLRELLKAAPAGVQKVVAMDGVNSMTGNAPDLKAFAAVAREYGALLYVDDAHGFGVIGERAAHEKSPYGLKGNAIVKYSGETYDNVVLVGGFSKSYSSLLAFLALPTWLKNHLKVSAPPYLYSGPAPTASLATVNAGLDLNEKRGDDIRADLYRKTMTVLDHVRGLGVFTPNTGSTPVIELPLAEGEDIDVVGRLLWDRGIYVTLAAYPLVPRGQVGFRAQITAANSDEEIGELNAVITELAAAGRLRRAEQ
- a CDS encoding putative bifunctional diguanylate cyclase/phosphodiesterase encodes the protein MPAKRLQVCFGAWVVALTVVFYALPQYAMYTWATIGFSAAAMVLVGIRVHQPSRRLPWYLLSAVVASFTLGDTTFNIQTDFLGMANPFPSPADLFYLLVYPMLAGALLIFIRARSGTGNRAALLDALVPTAGLGLLFWVFLISPYVHDTDLTFLEKAVSVGYPLGDVLALAMFARLLTAGGRKPVALTVLVVGGTSLLITDVLYGLRQLAGSWEVGGPVDAGWVLFYTAIAMSALHPSMRDLTHTERAAQVPAGGRLALMSAAALIAPAVLFIEHLAGEVKDALMIATASGVMFLLVIARVAGLMQSQRETAARERTLRLTGADLVAARSVLEAGAALRRAIADIVPAGEDYRFHMLGVDADPGMPTGVMSTGRVRVADLPEAVRAELGGFDQALRAESIAAGRTADGPSRHHQVYLAGDEGLLTVVEPLFEALMAQGTMAVERINLTDEVNRRSSEDYFRALIQSASDVILIVGDDETIRYASPSALPVFGRTDLAGLPLSRLIAATDHAELRSLLDQVRDGRGSRDGVDLTAISGDDLLLQVECTCRDLRDDPAVDGLVVTIRDVTERRRLESDLAHQAYHDALTGLANRALFQNRLEHAATYAAERGHEVAVLFVDLDDFKEVNDSLGHAAGDQLLTVAGRRISEAVGPLNTVARTGGDEFAVLIDHVGGSDEAERVAELIVAVLAQPIEVTDATGATHLVNGAASVGLATSAEATGISELLRRADVAMYGAKTEGKNTWQRYRDQMHEAMMRRLEMRSALNEAVEGGQMRLRFQPIVDLPTGEVAGLEALVRWQHPARGLLGPNEFIELSEENGSVVAIGGWVLREALRTFAEWRHTEAGGNMRYVSVNVSARQFRTPGFVDEVRAVLAGTGARPEWLLLEVTESLVLHDADQVWRDLGELRSMGVRIAIDDFGTGYSSLSYLSQMPVDVLKIDKSFIDDILDSRQQMALVETIVNLARTLDLAVVAEGIELDGHRAALQEMGCSYGQGYLFSKPITSDEFQVYLHNRHAALSH